Genomic segment of Pseudothermotoga hypogea DSM 11164 = NBRC 106472:
CGAGCGTTCCAACGTTGCCTTCGAGCACGCCCACCTTCTTCGCCGCGCTGGTAGCGTCGGCAACATCTTTCTTGAGTTTTTCAACGTCGGTCACGAGCGAAGCGACTTGACCTTCGAGCAGGGACAATCTTGCATCGAGCTGGCGGGACGTTGCGTCGAGCGCCTTCCTCAAGCTGTCGACATCCGAAGCAAGCTTCGTTTCCAGGGCAGCAACACGACCCTCCAGATCGCTGAAGCTCTTTCTCAGCGTCGCGAGCGCTTGTAAGTTGGACTCCAAACCGTCCATTCTCTTGGACAGAGCCGTCAGATCGGCCTTCGTGGCGTCGATGGACTTGGACAAAGTATCGAGCCTCGAAGAGAGGTTGTTGAACTTCGTATCGAGATCGCTCACTCTCGCGTTGATTGCATCGATGGAAGCCTTCAACTGGGACATGATTTGCGCAGAGATCTGCGCCTGCAGATCTGAAACGCTCTTCTCAACCGCGGACACCTTGGCGGAAAGTTGGTTGTACATCGTCATCATCTTGTTTTCTGAAGCGGCGATCATGGTGGGCAAATCTCTTCTCACCTGAGAGATCTCAACGATGGTAGATTTCAAAGTCGAAATTTCGGCCAGAACGGTCTGAAGTGTTTGATCCGTCGCAGCCAATTGTTCCCCTTGCCTCTGAGTTCTGTTGATCGCGGTGCTCACCAGATCTTCGAGTGCAGCTATTCTCTTCAACGCGGTCTGCATATCGGCTGGACCTGCGGCCAGTTGCTTGGTGAGATAGTCCAGCATCTTCTTCAGTGCCACCGTGACTTGGTAGCGAGTCATGGGATTGTTACCTTGGAACGTTCCATCCGGCATGCCGGAGATGATACCGAGTTTCGCCAGCTCAGTCACAGCTTCGTACGCCCAGTGGTTCACAGGCACGTCGGAGAAAGCCTGTGCAAACATCAAACCCGTGACTAATGCCAGAACAAAAACGAGCGCTTTCTTCATCCACCTCACCTCCAGAACAGTTCTCTCTCGAACTATATTACCACAGCCGACCTCATTGTTTAGACTACGACCCAGAGCTTACTTGTTCCCACGGTTCGAACACGAAGCTCAGGGTACAGTTATCACGAAAGAACTTTCCGAAGCTGTTCCGATGGGAAGGCTTCTGAGGATACCTCTGCTCTGCTGCGCGCTCGTGCTGCTACTCTTTGGCTGTGGTGCTTCGCAAGAGCAAAAGTCAACGATAGAAAAGCTTGCGGAAGATCTAATCAAGGCGATCGAAAACTTTTTCACGTCTCCCAAC
This window contains:
- a CDS encoding S-layer homology domain-containing protein — protein: MKKALVFVLALVTGLMFAQAFSDVPVNHWAYEAVTELAKLGIISGMPDGTFQGNNPMTRYQVTVALKKMLDYLTKQLAAGPADMQTALKRIAALEDLVSTAINRTQRQGEQLAATDQTLQTVLAEISTLKSTIVEISQVRRDLPTMIAASENKMMTMYNQLSAKVSAVEKSVSDLQAQISAQIMSQLKASIDAINARVSDLDTKFNNLSSRLDTLSKSIDATKADLTALSKRMDGLESNLQALATLRKSFSDLEGRVAALETKLASDVDSLRKALDATSRQLDARLSLLEGQVASLVTDVEKLKKDVADATSAAKKVGVLEGNVGTLAGQLTSLSQKVSQAEQNIANLSKKIDSKPWMSDIEAATVEQAKKINEAYNMGLIGIIVGAAGAVIGLIGMLMGGANP